A stretch of Rhizobium viscosum DNA encodes these proteins:
- a CDS encoding glutathionylspermidine synthase family protein → MKRIATGERPNWAQKVEALDFTIHHMYGELYWDERNAYQFTLAQIEDDLEDPTNEILQLCYKAVDRICSDPALMTRMAIPAAFHEAIQRSWKWSDRDIYGRFDLRYDGKGPAKLFEFNADTPTSLFESAVIQWEWLQDMKRLGRLKADADQFNSIHEQLIGAFQHFKNSSDSGVFHFACITENEEDYLTTKYLADVAFQAGFEVVLLDMEEIGIDPEDWFTDLEDRRMENLFKLYPLEFMVHEEFGAHLISTPTKMHEPLWKMTLSNKGLLPILWEMAPNHPNLLPAYFADDPQAPRLENAVRKPLLSREGANVTLTSGGTTIAVEGEYGAEGYIVQETRLLPQFGDDYAVIGSWVVAGEACGICIREDKSPITQNLSRFVPHFIMD, encoded by the coding sequence ATGAAGCGTATCGCGACCGGCGAAAGACCGAACTGGGCGCAGAAGGTCGAGGCCTTGGATTTCACCATCCATCATATGTATGGCGAACTCTATTGGGACGAGCGCAACGCCTATCAGTTCACGCTCGCTCAGATCGAAGACGATCTGGAAGACCCGACCAACGAGATCCTGCAGCTCTGCTACAAGGCAGTCGATCGCATCTGCTCCGATCCCGCCTTGATGACCCGCATGGCGATCCCGGCAGCGTTCCATGAGGCAATCCAGCGGTCGTGGAAATGGTCCGATCGCGATATCTACGGCCGCTTCGATCTGCGTTACGATGGCAAGGGTCCGGCAAAGCTGTTCGAGTTCAATGCCGATACCCCGACCTCGCTTTTCGAGAGCGCCGTCATTCAATGGGAATGGCTGCAGGACATGAAGCGCCTCGGCCGATTGAAGGCCGATGCCGACCAGTTCAATTCGATCCACGAACAGCTGATCGGCGCTTTCCAGCATTTCAAGAATTCGAGCGACAGCGGCGTCTTCCATTTCGCCTGCATCACCGAAAACGAAGAGGATTACCTCACCACGAAATATCTTGCCGATGTCGCGTTTCAGGCGGGCTTCGAAGTCGTGCTGCTCGATATGGAGGAGATCGGCATCGACCCGGAGGACTGGTTCACCGATCTCGAAGACCGCCGAATGGAGAATCTCTTCAAGCTCTACCCGCTGGAATTCATGGTCCACGAGGAGTTTGGCGCGCATCTCATCTCCACGCCCACGAAGATGCACGAACCGCTGTGGAAGATGACCCTGTCAAACAAGGGTCTCCTCCCCATCCTCTGGGAAATGGCGCCCAACCATCCGAACCTGTTGCCCGCCTATTTCGCTGACGATCCGCAGGCACCGCGGCTGGAAAACGCCGTCAGAAAGCCGCTCCTGTCGCGCGAAGGCGCAAACGTCACGCTGACGTCAGGAGGCACGACGATCGCCGTGGAGGGAGAATATGGGGCGGAGGGCTACATCGTCCAGGAAACCCGCCTGCTCCCGCAGTTCGGCGATGACTATGCCGTGATCGGTTCTTGGGTCGTCGCCGGCGAAGCCTGCGGCATCTGCATCCGCGAGGACAAATCGCCTATTACCCAGAACCTCTCCCGTTTCGTCCCGCATTTCATTATGGATTGA
- a CDS encoding DUF1190 domain-containing protein has protein sequence MTPEDRNGHVSGRVRLAILGTFVFAFYLVARSMGETETAAYKTLDECLKDSKFGPDDCKNSFETARAEHLKNAPSYQSREDCEEEFGSGKCEVTSSVHLAGGGHYSPISQATSSANPKGAAMAFIIRPYRHRHSMKAAMSRAS, from the coding sequence ATGACACCGGAAGATCGCAATGGACATGTCAGTGGACGCGTTAGGCTTGCCATTCTTGGAACGTTTGTTTTCGCGTTCTATCTCGTAGCGCGTTCAATGGGCGAGACTGAGACGGCGGCATACAAGACGCTCGACGAGTGTCTCAAGGATAGCAAGTTCGGCCCTGATGACTGCAAGAACAGCTTCGAGACTGCTCGTGCCGAGCATCTGAAGAATGCGCCTTCCTATCAGAGCCGCGAGGATTGCGAGGAGGAATTCGGCAGCGGCAAGTGCGAGGTGACAAGTTCAGTGCATCTTGCCGGTGGAGGGCACTACAGCCCTATCAGTCAGGCTACCTCATCGGCCAACCCGAAAGGAGCGGCAATGGCATTTATTATCCGGCCGTACCGGCATCGGCACTCTATGAAAGCAGCCATGTCTCGGGCTTCGTAA
- a CDS encoding peptide deformylase, producing the protein MPIRPILRYPHPGLKTVCAPVTAFDSALVALADDLLQTMRAAPGVGITAAHIGVPQRLTVLELDKADGVRIYANPEIIWFSDETMVHMEGSVSMPGATDEVTRPKTIRFRYQDLDGHQHEEEASDFLAICIQHEVDQLDGIFWLQRLSRLKRDRLIRKWEKTKS; encoded by the coding sequence GTGCCGATCCGCCCGATTCTCCGCTATCCGCATCCCGGCCTGAAGACGGTCTGCGCGCCGGTGACAGCGTTCGATTCGGCCCTTGTCGCCCTTGCAGACGATCTGTTGCAGACGATGCGTGCGGCACCGGGCGTCGGCATCACCGCTGCCCATATCGGCGTCCCCCAGCGCCTGACGGTGCTGGAACTCGACAAGGCGGATGGCGTGCGTATCTACGCCAATCCCGAGATCATCTGGTTTTCGGATGAGACGATGGTTCATATGGAAGGCAGCGTCTCCATGCCCGGCGCAACGGACGAGGTCACGCGCCCGAAGACAATAAGATTCCGCTATCAGGATCTGGATGGCCATCAGCACGAAGAAGAGGCATCGGACTTCCTCGCCATCTGTATTCAGCACGAAGTCGACCAGCTCGACGGCATTTTCTGGCTGCAGCGCTTGTCACGGCTGAAGCGTGATCGGCTGATCAGGAAATGGGAAAAGACGAAAAGCTGA
- a CDS encoding MerR family transcriptional regulator, whose translation MLVNKYYTITELTREFGVSTRTLRFYEDEGLIHPERRGRTRLFRPADRRLIQEILRGRRIGFTIAEIREIIQVYKEPPGELGQLKLLMKRVDEKREDLRQKRKDIDETITELDNIEEACLGRLAEIGVTT comes from the coding sequence ATGCTAGTGAACAAATACTATACCATAACGGAGCTGACGCGCGAATTCGGAGTGTCGACGCGCACGCTTCGCTTCTATGAAGATGAGGGTTTGATCCATCCGGAGCGCCGCGGACGCACGCGGTTGTTCCGGCCTGCCGATCGACGCCTCATTCAGGAAATCCTGCGCGGCCGGCGCATCGGCTTCACCATCGCCGAAATCCGCGAAATCATCCAGGTCTACAAGGAGCCGCCGGGCGAACTCGGCCAGCTCAAGCTTCTTATGAAGCGCGTGGACGAGAAGCGTGAAGACCTGCGCCAAAAGCGCAAGGATATCGACGAGACGATCACCGAACTCGACAATATCGAAGAGGCGTGCCTCGGCCGCCTCGCCGAAATCGGCGTTACCACCTGA
- the mgtE gene encoding magnesium transporter — MTTTDTEDRNRKRPADEDVDIYNEDGNVRSDFLARLGAAIADRDTLFLRQNVARLHESEIGDLLESIQPDQRLALVHLLGDDFDMTALTEVDETIRREIVDQLPNEQIAAAIGELDSDDAVYILEDLDQEDREEILAQLPFTERVRLRRALDYPESSAGRRMQTEFVAVPPFWTVGQTIDYMRDEEDLPYSFSQIFVIDPTFKLLGAVDLDQILRTKRQTKIETIMRETNHPIPAEMDQEEAAQLFEQYDLLSAAVVDENERLVGVLTIDDVVDVIHEEADEDIKRLGGVGDEELSDNVVSTVRSRFLWLLINLGTAMLSASVIGLFDGSIEKMIALAVLMPIVASMGGNAGTQTMTVTVRALATRDLDIYNAGRIIRREAGVGILNGMLFALLLGVIAGTWFHNYQLGAVIGAAMIINLIAAALAGILLPLLLDKMGADPAIASSVFVTTVTDCTGFFAFLGLATWWFGI; from the coding sequence ATGACGACGACCGATACCGAAGACCGCAATCGCAAACGTCCGGCAGACGAAGACGTCGATATCTATAATGAAGACGGCAACGTGCGCAGCGATTTCCTGGCGCGCCTCGGCGCCGCCATTGCCGATCGCGACACGCTGTTTCTCCGCCAGAACGTTGCACGCCTGCATGAATCGGAAATAGGCGACCTGCTCGAATCGATCCAGCCAGATCAGCGTCTGGCGCTGGTGCACCTGCTCGGCGACGATTTCGACATGACGGCGCTGACCGAGGTGGACGAGACGATCCGCCGCGAGATCGTCGACCAGTTGCCGAACGAACAGATTGCGGCAGCCATCGGCGAACTGGATTCGGACGACGCCGTCTACATTCTCGAAGATCTCGACCAGGAAGACCGGGAAGAGATTCTCGCGCAATTGCCCTTCACGGAACGGGTGCGCCTTCGCCGCGCGCTCGATTATCCCGAAAGCTCTGCCGGCCGCCGCATGCAGACGGAATTCGTCGCCGTGCCGCCATTCTGGACGGTCGGGCAGACGATCGACTACATGCGCGACGAGGAGGACCTGCCCTATTCCTTCTCACAGATCTTCGTCATCGACCCGACCTTCAAGCTGCTCGGCGCGGTCGATCTCGACCAGATCCTGCGCACCAAGCGGCAGACGAAGATCGAAACCATCATGCGGGAGACGAACCATCCGATCCCCGCCGAGATGGACCAGGAAGAGGCCGCCCAACTCTTCGAACAGTACGACCTTCTGTCGGCTGCCGTCGTCGACGAGAACGAACGGCTCGTCGGCGTGCTCACCATCGACGACGTGGTCGATGTGATCCATGAAGAAGCGGACGAAGACATCAAGCGCCTCGGCGGTGTCGGCGACGAAGAACTCTCCGACAACGTCGTTTCGACCGTGCGTTCGCGCTTCCTGTGGCTCTTGATCAATCTCGGCACGGCGATGCTGTCTGCCAGCGTTATCGGCCTGTTCGACGGCTCGATCGAGAAGATGATCGCGCTTGCCGTGCTGATGCCGATCGTCGCCTCCATGGGGGGCAATGCGGGCACGCAGACCATGACCGTGACCGTGCGTGCGCTCGCGACCCGCGATCTCGATATCTACAATGCCGGCCGCATCATCCGGAGAGAGGCCGGCGTCGGCATTCTGAACGGAATGCTCTTCGCCCTGCTCCTGGGCGTGATTGCCGGCACCTGGTTTCACAACTATCAGCTTGGCGCCGTCATCGGAGCGGCCATGATCATCAATCTGATTGCAGCTGCCCTTGCCGGCATCCTGTTGCCGCTGCTGCTCGACAAGATGGGAGCGGACCCGGCGATCGCCTCGTCCGTCTTCGTCACGACCGTCACCGACTGTACCGGCTTCTTCGCCTTCCTCGGCCTCGCAACATGGTGGTTCGGTATCTGA
- a CDS encoding S-(hydroxymethyl)glutathione dehydrogenase/class III alcohol dehydrogenase: protein MDVRAAVAVQAGKPLEVMTVQLEGPKAGEVLIEVKATGICHTDDFTLSGADPEGLFPAILGHEGAGIVVDVGPGVTSVKKGDHVIPLYTPECRECYSCTSRKTNLCTSIRATQGQGVMPDGTSRFSIGKDKIHHYMGCSTFSNFTVLPEIAVAKVNPDAPFDKICYIGCGVTTGIGAVINTAKVEMGATAIVFGLGGIGLNVLQGLRLAGADMIIGVDINPDRKAWGEKFGMTHFVNPKEVGDDIVPYLVNMTKRHGDLIGGADYTFDCTGNTKVMRQALEASHRGWGKSVIIGVAGAGQEISTRPFQLVTGRNWMGTAFGGARGRTDVPKIVDWYMEGKIQIDPMITHTMPLEDINKGFDLMHKGESIRGVVVY from the coding sequence ATGGATGTTCGCGCCGCCGTTGCCGTTCAGGCAGGAAAACCGCTCGAGGTCATGACCGTTCAGCTCGAAGGCCCGAAGGCCGGCGAAGTTCTGATCGAGGTCAAGGCGACGGGTATCTGCCACACCGATGATTTCACCCTGTCCGGCGCCGATCCGGAAGGCCTCTTCCCGGCAATCCTCGGCCATGAAGGCGCCGGCATCGTCGTGGATGTCGGCCCGGGCGTCACCTCCGTGAAGAAGGGTGATCATGTCATTCCGCTCTATACGCCGGAATGCCGCGAATGCTACTCCTGCACCTCGCGCAAGACCAATCTCTGCACCTCGATCCGCGCCACACAGGGCCAGGGCGTGATGCCTGACGGCACCTCACGCTTCTCGATCGGCAAGGACAAGATCCACCATTATATGGGTTGCTCGACCTTCTCCAACTTCACAGTCCTGCCGGAGATCGCCGTTGCCAAGGTCAATCCGGACGCGCCGTTCGACAAGATCTGCTACATCGGCTGCGGGGTGACGACCGGCATCGGTGCCGTCATCAACACGGCCAAGGTCGAGATGGGCGCAACCGCCATCGTCTTCGGTCTTGGCGGTATCGGCCTCAACGTTCTCCAAGGTCTGCGTCTTGCCGGTGCTGACATGATCATCGGTGTCGATATCAACCCTGACCGCAAGGCATGGGGCGAGAAGTTCGGCATGACGCATTTCGTCAACCCGAAGGAAGTTGGCGACGACATCGTGCCCTATCTCGTCAACATGACGAAGCGCCACGGCGACCTGATCGGCGGCGCCGATTACACCTTCGACTGCACCGGCAACACCAAGGTCATGCGCCAGGCGCTGGAAGCCAGCCACCGAGGCTGGGGCAAGTCCGTCATCATCGGCGTCGCCGGCGCCGGCCAGGAGATTTCGACGCGTCCCTTCCAGCTCGTCACCGGCCGTAACTGGATGGGTACGGCCTTCGGCGGCGCCCGTGGTCGCACCGACGTGCCGAAGATCGTCGACTGGTACATGGAGGGCAAGATCCAGATCGATCCGATGATCACCCACACCATGCCGCTCGAAGACATCAACAAGGGCTTCGACCTCATGCACAAGGGTGAAAGCATCCGCGGCGTCGTGGTCTATTGA
- the lipB gene encoding lipoyl(octanoyl) transferase LipB, whose amino-acid sequence MLRTDLDFSMLPKLGSRPVRWRISDGLIPYDEAVGTMEREVAAISEGGDELVWLLEHPPLYTAGTSADAKDLVQPDRFPVFATGRGGEYTYHGPGQRVAYVMLDLKRRRQDVRAFVAALEEVIIRTLDSMNVRGERREDRVGVWVRRPERPLLPDGTMAEDKIAALGIRLRKWVTFHGLSLNVDPDLDHFGGIVPCGISAYGVTSLVDLGLLVTMVDADIRLRAAFGEIFGETVNDAAHCP is encoded by the coding sequence ATGCTACGCACCGATCTCGATTTTTCCATGCTCCCCAAACTCGGCTCACGCCCCGTGCGCTGGCGCATCTCAGACGGACTTATTCCCTATGATGAAGCGGTGGGGACGATGGAGCGGGAAGTCGCAGCGATTTCCGAAGGCGGCGACGAGCTCGTCTGGTTGCTGGAACATCCTCCGCTCTATACGGCAGGTACCAGCGCCGACGCGAAGGATCTCGTCCAGCCGGATCGTTTTCCGGTCTTTGCCACCGGCCGCGGCGGCGAATACACCTATCATGGCCCCGGCCAGCGCGTCGCCTATGTCATGCTCGATCTCAAACGCCGCAGGCAGGACGTGCGCGCCTTCGTGGCCGCACTCGAAGAAGTCATCATCCGCACGCTCGATTCGATGAATGTGCGCGGTGAACGCCGCGAAGATCGCGTCGGCGTCTGGGTCCGCCGGCCGGAGAGACCCTTGCTGCCTGACGGCACCATGGCTGAAGACAAGATTGCGGCACTCGGCATCCGCCTGCGCAAATGGGTGACCTTCCACGGCCTGTCGCTCAACGTCGATCCCGATCTCGATCATTTCGGCGGCATCGTGCCCTGCGGCATTTCTGCCTATGGCGTCACCAGCCTCGTCGATCTTGGCCTGCTCGTGACAATGGTCGACGCCGACATCCGCCTGCGCGCCGCCTTCGGAGAGATCTTCGGCGAAACCGTCAACGATGCCGCACACTGTCCCTGA
- a CDS encoding GNAT family N-acetyltransferase, whose translation MTAVAYTTDLKSLDELSARELYDLLRMRVDVFVVEQNCPYPELDGKDIDALHLRLMEGAELIASTRLLKPYKAQDPVKIGRVVVSPAHRGKRLGEALMTESIAVCERLYPENPIALSAQAHLRRFYESFGFVKTSEEYLEDGIPHLDMVRQSATQPA comes from the coding sequence ATGACTGCTGTTGCCTATACGACTGACCTCAAAAGTCTCGATGAGCTCTCCGCGCGGGAGCTCTACGACCTCTTGAGAATGCGTGTCGACGTCTTTGTCGTCGAGCAGAACTGCCCCTATCCGGAACTGGACGGCAAGGATATCGATGCCCTGCATCTGCGGCTCATGGAGGGCGCCGAACTCATCGCCTCCACACGGCTCCTAAAGCCTTATAAAGCGCAGGATCCGGTGAAGATCGGCCGCGTGGTCGTCTCGCCCGCCCATCGCGGCAAGCGGCTTGGCGAAGCGCTGATGACCGAATCGATCGCCGTTTGCGAGCGGCTATATCCGGAAAATCCCATCGCGCTTTCGGCGCAGGCGCATTTGCGCCGCTTCTACGAATCCTTCGGTTTTGTGAAAACATCGGAGGAATATCTGGAAGACGGCATTCCTCATCTCGACATGGTCCGCCAGTCGGCTACCCAGCCGGCGTGA
- a CDS encoding BON domain-containing protein, with product MPGINDKSSLSREEDYRDFEERNLDDGWPYADGSGARAAGSENRAYGETSANFDRDRNSGFRIDGTDEDGNEKRLKDSLEPHTIDRDESDDLEARVTENLENIPGVDIDSVEVHADGHTVTLEGSVETIGIARKVELGALSVDGVHHVRNHLRTNGVDAHIPNED from the coding sequence ATGCCTGGTATCAATGACAAGTCCTCGCTTTCCCGCGAAGAGGATTACCGCGACTTCGAAGAGCGCAATCTCGACGACGGCTGGCCCTATGCCGACGGCAGTGGTGCCAGGGCTGCCGGTAGCGAAAACCGCGCCTATGGCGAAACCTCTGCCAATTTCGATCGTGACCGCAACAGCGGCTTCCGCATCGATGGCACGGACGAGGACGGCAATGAAAAACGCCTGAAGGATTCACTCGAGCCTCATACAATCGACCGCGACGAAAGCGACGACCTCGAAGCCCGCGTGACCGAGAACCTGGAGAATATCCCCGGCGTGGATATCGACAGTGTGGAAGTTCACGCCGACGGCCACACCGTGACGCTGGAGGGTTCGGTCGAAACGATCGGCATCGCCCGCAAGGTCGAACTTGGCGCCCTGTCGGTGGACGGTGTCCATCACGTCCGCAACCACCTGCGGACGAACGGTGTCGATGCCCATATCCCGAATGAGGATTGA
- a CDS encoding acetyl-CoA carboxylase biotin carboxylase subunit has protein sequence MFKKILIANRGEIACRVIKTARRMGIATVAVYSDADRDALHVEMADEAVHIGPAPAAESYLVAEKIIAACKETGAEAVHPGYGFLSERASFCAALEEQGIIFIGPKPKAITAMGDKIESKKFANAAKVSTVPGYLGVIEDAVHAEKIAAEIGYPVMIKASAGGGGKGMRIAWNEAEVRDGFDRARSEAKSSFGDDRVFIEKYVVDPRHIEIQVLADAHGNVVFLGERECSIQRRNQKVAEEAPSPFLDEKTRAAMGAQSVALAKAVDYQSAGTVEFIVDRDRNFYFLEMNTRLQVEHPVTELVTGIDLVEQMIRVAAGEKLPFAQKDIKLKGWAIESRLYAEDPYRNFLPSIGRLTRYRPPAEGRNGDVIIRNDTGVFKGAEISMYYDPMIAKLCTWAPSRLQAVEAMGQALDAFVVDGIEHNVPFLSALMKHPRWREGRLSTGFIAEEYPEGFAPMAPDASEEAALAAIALSASLIDSVRREGFADRLRHPSGPLREEWIVKLGGNYVPVKLVDGLVTIPFEMEMEIGGRTETVITDWRPGDPVWRGRIASRQVTAQIRPILNGLRIDWQGLSVKARVFTPRHAELDRLMPVKLPPDTSKLLLCPMPGLVVSIAVTEGQEIKAGETLAVVEAMKMENVLRAERDLVVGKIKAAPGESLAVDAVIMEFA, from the coding sequence ATGTTCAAGAAAATCCTGATCGCGAATCGCGGCGAGATTGCCTGCCGCGTGATCAAAACCGCGCGCCGCATGGGCATTGCCACCGTTGCGGTCTATTCGGATGCGGATCGGGATGCCCTGCATGTCGAGATGGCCGATGAGGCCGTCCATATCGGCCCAGCGCCTGCTGCCGAAAGCTATCTCGTCGCCGAGAAGATCATCGCCGCCTGCAAGGAGACCGGCGCCGAGGCCGTGCATCCCGGCTATGGCTTCCTGTCGGAACGCGCCTCCTTCTGCGCGGCGCTTGAAGAGCAAGGCATCATTTTCATCGGCCCGAAGCCCAAGGCCATCACGGCGATGGGCGACAAGATCGAATCGAAGAAATTCGCCAATGCCGCCAAGGTCTCCACCGTTCCCGGCTATCTCGGCGTGATCGAGGACGCGGTGCACGCTGAAAAGATCGCGGCGGAGATCGGCTATCCAGTGATGATCAAGGCGTCGGCCGGCGGCGGTGGCAAGGGCATGCGCATTGCCTGGAACGAAGCGGAAGTGCGTGACGGTTTCGACCGCGCCCGCTCCGAAGCCAAAAGCTCGTTTGGTGATGACCGCGTCTTCATCGAGAAATACGTGGTCGATCCGCGCCATATCGAAATCCAGGTTCTGGCGGATGCCCACGGCAATGTCGTCTTTCTCGGCGAGCGCGAATGCTCCATCCAGCGCCGGAACCAGAAGGTCGCCGAGGAAGCGCCCTCGCCCTTCCTCGATGAGAAGACCCGGGCCGCCATGGGCGCCCAGTCGGTGGCGCTGGCAAAGGCCGTCGATTACCAGAGCGCCGGCACGGTAGAGTTCATTGTCGACCGCGACCGCAATTTCTATTTCCTCGAAATGAACACCCGCCTGCAGGTCGAACATCCGGTGACGGAACTGGTGACTGGCATCGACCTTGTCGAGCAGATGATCCGCGTCGCCGCCGGCGAGAAGCTGCCCTTCGCCCAGAAGGACATCAAGCTGAAGGGTTGGGCGATCGAAAGCCGCCTTTATGCGGAAGATCCCTACCGCAACTTCCTACCTTCGATCGGCCGTCTGACGCGCTACCGCCCGCCGGCGGAAGGCCGCAACGGCGATGTGATTATCCGCAACGATACCGGCGTCTTCAAAGGTGCCGAGATCTCCATGTACTACGACCCGATGATCGCCAAGCTCTGCACCTGGGCGCCGAGCCGCCTGCAGGCGGTGGAAGCCATGGGCCAGGCGCTGGACGCCTTCGTGGTCGATGGCATCGAGCACAATGTTCCCTTCCTGTCGGCACTGATGAAACATCCGCGCTGGCGCGAAGGGCGTCTCTCCACCGGCTTCATAGCAGAGGAATATCCGGAAGGTTTTGCGCCAATGGCGCCGGATGCCTCGGAGGAGGCAGCTCTTGCCGCCATCGCGCTGTCGGCTTCTCTGATCGATTCCGTCAGGCGCGAAGGCTTCGCCGATCGCCTGCGCCACCCGAGCGGCCCGCTGCGCGAAGAATGGATCGTCAAGCTTGGCGGCAATTATGTGCCGGTCAAACTGGTCGATGGCCTCGTGACCATTCCCTTCGAAATGGAAATGGAAATCGGCGGCCGCACGGAAACCGTTATCACCGACTGGAGACCGGGCGATCCGGTTTGGCGCGGCAGGATCGCGAGCCGACAGGTGACGGCACAGATCCGCCCGATCTTGAACGGCCTGCGCATCGACTGGCAGGGCCTGTCCGTCAAGGCGCGTGTCTTTACGCCCCGCCATGCCGAGCTCGATCGCTTGATGCCCGTCAAGCTGCCGCCGGATACGTCCAAGCTGCTGCTCTGCCCCATGCCGGGCCTCGTCGTTTCCATTGCCGTCACCGAAGGTCAGGAGATCAAGGCGGGGGAAACGCTTGCCGTCGTCGAAGCCATGAAGATGGAAAACGTGCTGCGCGCCGAGCGTGATCTCGTCGTTGGCAAGATCAAGGCCGCGCCCGGCGAGAGTCTCGCGGTCGATGCCGTCATCATGGAATTCGCCTGA
- a CDS encoding DMT family transporter: protein MPESPSAQNPLQGMAIMAGAMAILPTMDAIAKYMATFEGMSPGQVTFYRFFFQLVCTLPILFAVFGTQALSAKRPWMNLLRGALHGAASLLFFVAVKYMPLADVFAIYFVEPFMLTALSALFLGDKVGWRRWMAIVVGFGGAMIVIQPSYEIFGLKALLPVFCAFLFSLYLFLNRAIGEADSPLTMQTMSGIGGTIFMAGAMFVGSSLGNADFTPSLPASWLGLVLLLILGTISGYAHMLVVKAFRLAPLSLLAPFQYFEIISATVLGYALFGDFPNVSKWIGIAIIVASGLFIIWRERLQARSLKSA from the coding sequence ATGCCCGAATCTCCCTCCGCACAGAATCCCCTCCAGGGCATGGCCATCATGGCCGGCGCCATGGCCATCCTGCCGACGATGGATGCGATCGCGAAATATATGGCGACCTTTGAGGGCATGTCGCCCGGACAGGTAACTTTCTACCGCTTCTTCTTCCAGCTCGTCTGCACCCTGCCGATCCTCTTTGCCGTGTTCGGCACACAGGCTCTGTCGGCCAAGCGCCCGTGGATGAACCTGCTTCGCGGCGCGCTGCATGGTGCGGCGAGCCTGCTCTTCTTCGTCGCCGTCAAATACATGCCGCTCGCCGATGTCTTCGCCATCTATTTCGTCGAGCCCTTCATGCTGACGGCGCTCTCGGCGCTGTTCCTCGGCGACAAGGTCGGCTGGCGGCGCTGGATGGCAATCGTCGTCGGCTTCGGCGGCGCCATGATCGTCATTCAGCCGAGCTACGAGATCTTCGGCCTGAAAGCACTGCTGCCGGTCTTCTGCGCCTTCCTCTTCTCGCTCTACCTCTTCCTTAACCGCGCAATCGGCGAGGCGGATTCGCCGCTGACCATGCAGACCATGTCAGGCATCGGCGGCACAATCTTCATGGCGGGCGCAATGTTTGTCGGAAGCAGCCTCGGCAATGCCGACTTCACGCCCTCCCTGCCCGCCTCCTGGCTCGGCCTCGTCCTGTTGCTGATCCTTGGTACGATCTCAGGCTATGCGCACATGCTGGTCGTTAAGGCTTTCCGCCTGGCGCCGCTGTCACTGCTCGCGCCGTTCCAATATTTCGAGATCATTTCGGCGACTGTGCTCGGCTATGCCCTCTTCGGTGATTTTCCGAATGTTTCCAAGTGGATCGGCATCGCCATCATCGTTGCATCGGGGCTTTTTATCATCTGGCGGGAGCGTCTGCAGGCGCGATCACTAAAATCCGCATGA